CGCCCTTGTTCGAGCCGATCGGAGCGCCGAGCGGCATCACTGTAGCGGTGCCAACCTCCTGCAGGCGCTTCGCCAGCACCGGGTCCGCATTGATGTAGGGCAGGACGGTGAAGCCTTCCTTCACCAAGATCTCGGCCGCCTTCAGCGTCTCGATCGGATCCGGCAGCAGGTAGGTGGGATCCGGGTGGATCTCCAGCTTCACCCACTTCGGCAGGCCCGCGGCGGCGGCCAGACGAGCGAGGCGCACGGCCTCCTCCGCATTCATGGCGCCGCTGGTATTCGGCAGCAGGAGGTATTTCTCCGGGTCGATGAAATCGAGGATGTTCGCGTAGGGATCGCCGCTGCCGGAGAGGTCCGCGCGGCGCAGGGCGACGGTCACGATCTGCGAACCCGATGCCGCGAGGGCATCGCGCATGGCGATATTCGACGAGAACTTGCCGGTGCCCACGAAGAGGCGGGAAGAAAACTCACGACCGGCGATGACAAGCGGCTGGGACATCCGCGGCG
This window of the Luteolibacter rhizosphaerae genome carries:
- a CDS encoding thiazole synthase; translation: MSQPLVIAGREFSSRLFVGTGKFSSNIAMRDALAASGSQIVTVALRRADLSGSGDPYANILDFIDPEKYLLLPNTSGAMNAEEAVRLARLAAAAGLPKWVKLEIHPDPTYLLPDPIETLKAAEILVKEGFTVLPYINADPVLAKRLQEVGTATVMPLGAPIGSNKGVVTRDQIRIIIEQAIVPVVVDAGLGAPSHAAEAMELGADAVLVNTAIAIASDPSRMAVAFKKAVEAGRDAYQMGLPEPSDSASATSPLTGFLGA